In Streptomyces hawaiiensis, one genomic interval encodes:
- a CDS encoding GNAT family N-acetyltransferase: MEFSAAGRLEVRITAADVGKRVSVRSLTEHEAPGERFTDTVGVLTFWDNGVLLITRKSGESVRIAESALVAGKTVPAAPARRRGPAAAYEELARVAARAWRPVESERLGAWELRAASGFTRRANSVLPLGAPGVPLDEALDAVRRWYGERGLPAYVQAATGAEGTQELLCAELEQRGWVREVTAELWAGPLAPVADRGDPAGVVLSREAGEGWLARYQRKGVSEVALRVLHSGPSVWFATVSGETGEAPPAAIGRCVVDGRWAGFAAVEVDPALRRQGLGTAVMAALARRALDEGASAAWLQVEADNAGARALYAGMGFAAHHAYHHYRAPDDHRHRPVTDSS, from the coding sequence GTGGAATTCTCTGCCGCCGGGCGACTCGAGGTCCGTATCACCGCTGCTGACGTGGGCAAACGGGTCTCAGTGCGGAGCTTGACCGAACATGAGGCTCCGGGTGAGAGATTCACCGACACGGTCGGTGTTCTCACATTTTGGGACAATGGTGTGCTGCTGATCACACGCAAGAGTGGCGAGAGCGTCCGTATCGCGGAATCCGCGCTGGTCGCGGGCAAGACCGTGCCCGCCGCACCGGCGCGTCGCCGCGGCCCGGCCGCCGCCTACGAGGAGCTGGCCCGGGTCGCCGCACGGGCCTGGCGGCCCGTGGAGAGCGAGCGGCTCGGCGCGTGGGAGCTGCGGGCCGCGTCCGGGTTCACGCGGCGGGCCAACTCGGTGCTGCCGCTGGGCGCGCCGGGCGTGCCGCTGGACGAGGCGCTCGACGCCGTACGGCGGTGGTACGGCGAACGCGGACTGCCGGCCTACGTCCAGGCCGCGACCGGTGCCGAGGGCACGCAGGAGCTGCTCTGCGCCGAGCTGGAGCAGCGGGGCTGGGTGCGGGAGGTGACCGCCGAGCTGTGGGCCGGGCCGCTGGCGCCGGTCGCCGACCGGGGTGATCCGGCGGGGGTCGTGCTGTCCCGGGAGGCCGGTGAGGGCTGGCTGGCCCGCTACCAGCGCAAGGGCGTGAGCGAGGTGGCGCTGCGGGTGCTGCACAGCGGGCCCTCCGTGTGGTTCGCGACCGTGTCCGGGGAGACCGGGGAGGCGCCTCCGGCCGCCATCGGGCGGTGTGTCGTCGACGGGCGGTGGGCCGGATTCGCCGCCGTCGAGGTCGATCCGGCCCTGCGGCGGCAGGGGCTGGGCACGGCCGTGATGGCCGCGCTGGCCCGGCGGGCCCTCGACGAGGGCGCGTCGGCCGCGTGGCTCCAGGTCGAGGCCGACAACGCGGGAGCGCGGGCGCTGTACGCCGGGATGGGCTTCGCCGCGCACCACGCCTACCACCACTACCGGGCGCCGGACGACCACCGGCACCGGCCGGTGACCGATTCGTCGTGA
- the fdxA gene encoding ferredoxin: protein MTYVIAQPCVDVKDKACIEECPVDCIYEGQRSLYIHPDECVDCGACEPVCPVEAIFYEDDTPEEWKDYYKANVEFFDELGSPGGASKLGLIERDHPFVAALPPQNQ, encoded by the coding sequence GTGACCTACGTCATCGCGCAGCCTTGTGTCGACGTCAAGGACAAGGCGTGCATCGAGGAGTGCCCGGTCGACTGCATCTACGAGGGCCAGCGGTCCTTGTACATCCACCCGGACGAATGCGTCGACTGTGGTGCCTGTGAGCCGGTCTGCCCGGTCGAGGCGATCTTCTACGAGGACGACACTCCCGAGGAGTGGAAGGACTACTACAAGGCGAACGTCGAGTTCTTCGACGAGCTCGGTTCGCCCGGCGGAGCCAGCAAGCTGGGGCTGATCGAGCGCGACCACCCCTTCGTCGCCGCGCTGCCGCCGCAGAACCAGTAA
- a CDS encoding bifunctional succinyldiaminopimelate transaminase/glutamate-prephenate aminotransferase — protein MSAVSDRLPTFPWDKLTPYKATAAAHPDGIVDLSVGTPVDPVPELIQKALVAAADSPGYPTVWGTPELRDAITGWVERRLGAREVTHRHVLPIVGSKELVAWLPTQLGLGPGDRVAYPRLAYPTYEVGARLARAEYEAYDDPTELDPEGLKLLWLNSPSNPTGKVLSKEELTRIVAWARSHGILLFSDECYLELGWEADPVSVLHPDVSGGSYDGIVSVHSLSKRSNLAGYRAAFLAGDPAVLGPLLEIRKHGGMMTSAPTQAAVIAALGDDDHVRVQRERYASRRELLREALHTHGFRIEHSEASLYLWATRGESCWDTVAHLAERGILVAPGDFYGPAGAEFVRVALTATDERVAAAVRRL, from the coding sequence GTGTCCGCAGTCTCCGACCGCCTCCCCACGTTCCCCTGGGACAAGCTGACCCCGTACAAGGCCACGGCCGCCGCCCACCCGGACGGCATCGTCGACCTGTCCGTCGGCACCCCGGTCGACCCGGTCCCCGAGCTGATCCAGAAAGCGCTGGTCGCCGCGGCCGACTCGCCGGGCTATCCGACGGTCTGGGGCACGCCCGAGCTGCGCGACGCGATCACCGGCTGGGTCGAGCGCCGCCTCGGCGCCCGGGAGGTCACCCACCGCCACGTGCTGCCGATCGTCGGATCCAAGGAACTCGTCGCCTGGCTCCCGACCCAGCTGGGCCTCGGCCCCGGCGACCGGGTGGCCTACCCGCGCCTGGCCTACCCGACCTACGAGGTCGGCGCCCGGCTGGCCCGGGCCGAGTACGAGGCCTACGACGATCCGACGGAGCTGGACCCCGAGGGCCTGAAGCTCCTCTGGCTGAACTCCCCGTCCAACCCCACGGGCAAGGTCCTCTCCAAGGAGGAGCTGACCCGGATCGTCGCCTGGGCCCGCTCGCACGGCATCCTGCTCTTCTCCGACGAGTGCTACCTGGAGCTGGGCTGGGAGGCCGATCCGGTCTCGGTGCTGCACCCGGACGTAAGCGGCGGCTCGTACGACGGCATCGTCTCCGTCCACTCCCTCTCCAAGCGCTCGAACCTCGCGGGCTACCGCGCGGCCTTCCTGGCCGGTGACCCGGCGGTCCTCGGCCCGCTGCTGGAGATCCGCAAGCACGGCGGCATGATGACGTCGGCTCCGACGCAGGCGGCGGTGATCGCGGCCCTCGGCGACGACGACCACGTGCGCGTCCAGCGCGAGCGCTACGCGTCCCGCCGCGAGCTCCTGCGCGAGGCCCTCCACACCCATGGCTTCCGCATCGAGCACAGCGAGGCCAGCCTCTACCTGTGGGCCACGAGGGGCGAGTCCTGCTGGGATACGGTCGCCCACCTCGCGGAACGCGGCATCCTCGTGGCACCGGGCGACTTCTACGGCCCGGCGGGCGCGGAGTTCGTCCGCGTGGCTCTGACGGCGACGGACGAGAGGGTGGCGGCGGCGGTACGGCGTCTGTGA
- a CDS encoding ATP-binding protein → MSLPLTRRIARAALIVAAGAAAGVGAAGSASAAPELPANPNLGGLTALDGANVGKTVDGAATNVTKTAGDTGSKTVKKAVPAAGKLGGKTVKKATPVAQKAAGEAAGSAGQLVGEATGSAQGGLPTDSLAKGGVPSTGSLPTKGLPVG, encoded by the coding sequence ATGTCCCTCCCCCTGACCCGCCGGATCGCCCGTGCCGCGCTGATCGTCGCTGCGGGAGCGGCCGCCGGGGTCGGTGCGGCCGGCTCCGCCAGTGCGGCCCCCGAGCTGCCGGCCAACCCGAACCTCGGCGGGCTGACCGCCTTGGACGGGGCGAACGTCGGCAAGACCGTCGACGGCGCGGCGACGAACGTCACCAAGACCGCGGGTGACACCGGCAGCAAGACCGTCAAGAAGGCGGTGCCGGCCGCGGGCAAGCTCGGCGGCAAGACGGTCAAGAAGGCCACGCCCGTCGCGCAGAAGGCGGCCGGTGAGGCGGCGGGCTCCGCCGGGCAGCTCGTCGGTGAGGCCACCGGTTCGGCCCAGGGTGGTCTGCCGACGGACTCCCTGGCGAAGGGTGGCGTGCCGTCCACGGGCAGCCTTCCGACGAAGGGCCTGCCGGTCGGCTGA
- a CDS encoding heavy metal transporter yields MPESSSPKRRGRLFRCGAAFVALLAVAGYLLVQYVTGGSGGPGCKVVSGKGDGASYEFTPEQAVNAATITAVGTARGLPERAVTIALATALQESALRNIKHGDRDSLGLFQQRPSQGWGTPKEIMDPTYSAGEFYDHLVKVPGYTRLPLTVAAQRVQRSGFPQAYAKHEPDAALLAAALTGQSAATLTCEGRPAATRASGPDGVRAALVRDFGRDVLEPAGAEVGGSSTATPTPSPSGTGATGGRTVTLPVTADTSSAAGRSLDQRGWQLAHWAVANASELHIARVTYAGREWVAGNTVGTWRTAAEKGTAGAERDADAVRIVTMR; encoded by the coding sequence GTGCCAGAGTCGTCCTCTCCCAAGCGTCGTGGCCGCCTCTTCCGATGCGGGGCCGCCTTCGTGGCCCTGCTCGCGGTCGCCGGCTATCTCCTCGTGCAGTACGTGACCGGGGGCTCGGGCGGACCGGGCTGCAAGGTCGTCTCCGGCAAGGGCGACGGGGCGTCGTACGAGTTCACGCCGGAGCAGGCGGTGAACGCGGCGACGATCACCGCCGTGGGGACCGCGCGCGGCCTGCCCGAGCGGGCCGTGACCATCGCGCTGGCGACCGCGCTGCAGGAGTCGGCCCTGCGCAACATCAAGCACGGCGACCGGGACTCCCTCGGCCTGTTCCAGCAGCGGCCCTCGCAGGGCTGGGGAACACCGAAGGAGATCATGGACCCGACGTACTCGGCCGGTGAGTTCTACGACCACCTGGTCAAGGTGCCCGGGTACACCCGGCTGCCGCTCACCGTCGCCGCGCAGCGTGTGCAGCGCAGCGGCTTCCCGCAGGCCTATGCCAAGCACGAGCCGGACGCCGCGCTGCTCGCCGCGGCCCTCACCGGGCAGTCCGCGGCCACGCTGACCTGCGAGGGCCGCCCGGCCGCGACCCGGGCCTCGGGCCCCGACGGGGTGCGTGCCGCGCTCGTGCGGGACTTCGGGCGGGATGTGCTGGAGCCGGCCGGTGCCGAGGTGGGCGGCTCGTCGACGGCCACGCCGACACCGTCCCCGAGCGGTACGGGCGCAACCGGCGGGCGGACCGTGACCCTGCCGGTGACCGCCGACACCAGCTCCGCGGCCGGGCGGAGCCTGGACCAGCGCGGCTGGCAGCTGGCCCACTGGGCCGTGGCCAACGCCTCCGAGCTGCACATCGCGCGCGTCACCTACGCGGGTCGGGAGTGGGTCGCCGGAAACACCGTCGGCACATGGCGCACCGCCGCGGAGAAGGGCACCGCGGGTGCGGAACGTGACGCGGACGCCGTCCGTATTGTCACGATGCGCTAG
- the dapE gene encoding succinyl-diaminopimelate desuccinylase — MADTSLDLTLDAAELTARLVDFRSESGTEKPLADAIETALRALPHLRVDRYGNNVVARTNLGRAERVILAGHIDTVPIADNVPSRLDEDGVLWGCGTCDMKSGVAVQLRIAATVPAPNRDLTFVFYDNEEVAAELNGLKHVSETHPEWLEGDFAVLLEPSDGQVEGGCQGTLRVLLKTTGERAHSARGWMGSNAIHAAAPILARLASYEPRRPVIDGLEYREGLNAVGIGGGVAGNVIPDECVVTVNFRYAPDRTPEEAVAHVREVFADCGVEEFEVVDHSGAAMPGLSHPAAKAFIEAVGGTPMPKYGWTDVSRFSALGVPAVNYGPGNPHLAHKRDERVEIAKILAGEERLRNWLTA; from the coding sequence ATGGCCGACACCTCGCTTGACCTCACGCTGGACGCCGCGGAGCTCACCGCCCGGCTCGTCGACTTCCGCTCCGAGAGCGGCACCGAGAAGCCCCTGGCCGACGCGATCGAGACCGCGCTGCGTGCGCTGCCCCATCTGAGGGTCGACCGGTACGGCAACAACGTGGTGGCCCGCACGAACCTCGGGCGCGCGGAGCGGGTGATCCTGGCCGGCCACATCGACACCGTCCCGATCGCGGACAACGTCCCCTCCCGGCTCGACGAGGACGGCGTCCTGTGGGGCTGCGGCACCTGCGACATGAAGTCGGGCGTGGCCGTGCAGCTGCGCATCGCGGCCACGGTCCCGGCCCCCAACCGCGACCTGACCTTCGTCTTCTACGACAACGAGGAGGTCGCCGCGGAGCTGAACGGCCTCAAGCACGTCTCCGAGACGCACCCCGAGTGGCTGGAGGGCGACTTCGCGGTGCTGCTGGAACCGTCGGACGGCCAGGTCGAGGGCGGCTGCCAGGGCACGCTGCGGGTGCTGCTGAAGACCACGGGCGAGCGGGCCCACTCTGCGCGCGGCTGGATGGGCTCCAACGCGATCCACGCCGCGGCCCCGATCCTCGCCCGCCTGGCCTCCTACGAGCCGCGCCGGCCCGTGATCGACGGCCTGGAGTACCGCGAGGGCCTGAACGCGGTCGGCATCGGCGGGGGAGTGGCCGGCAACGTCATCCCCGACGAGTGCGTCGTCACCGTCAACTTCCGCTACGCGCCCGACCGCACGCCCGAGGAGGCCGTCGCCCACGTCCGGGAGGTCTTCGCGGACTGCGGGGTCGAGGAGTTCGAGGTCGTCGACCACAGCGGCGCGGCGATGCCCGGTCTGTCCCATCCGGCGGCGAAGGCGTTCATCGAGGCGGTCGGCGGCACCCCGATGCCGAAGTACGGCTGGACGGACGTCTCCCGCTTCTCCGCGCTCGGCGTCCCCGCGGTCAACTACGGCCCCGGCAACCCCCACCTGGCGCACAAGCGGGACGAGCGCGTGGAGATCGCGAAGATCCTCGCGGGCGAGGAGCGCCTCAGGAACTGGCTGACCGCCTGA
- a CDS encoding TIGR00730 family Rossman fold protein, with protein MATGNPEGKKQPPDEQRLGPVLRRRDQVQSATTDQRLLDERAPSDWVHTDPWRVLRIQSEFIEGFGTLAELPPAISVFGSARTPADSPEYEAGVRLGRGLVEAGFAVITGGGPGAMEAANKGAVEAKGISVGLGIELPFEQGLNPYVDIGLNFRYFFVRKMMFVKYAQGFVVLPGGLGTLDELFEALTLVQTQKVTSFPIVLFGTEYWGGLVGWLRDTVIAQGKAAEKDLLLFHVTDDVDEAVALVSKEAGR; from the coding sequence ATGGCGACCGGCAACCCCGAGGGGAAGAAGCAGCCGCCGGACGAACAACGCCTGGGCCCGGTCCTCCGCAGACGGGACCAGGTGCAGTCGGCGACGACCGACCAGCGCCTGCTGGACGAACGCGCTCCCTCCGACTGGGTCCACACCGACCCCTGGCGCGTGCTGCGCATCCAGTCGGAGTTCATCGAGGGCTTCGGCACGCTCGCCGAGCTCCCGCCTGCGATCAGCGTGTTCGGCTCGGCCCGGACACCTGCGGACTCACCCGAGTACGAGGCGGGCGTCCGGCTGGGCCGGGGCCTGGTCGAGGCGGGCTTCGCCGTCATCACCGGCGGCGGCCCGGGCGCGATGGAGGCGGCCAACAAGGGCGCCGTCGAGGCGAAGGGCATCTCGGTCGGCCTCGGTATCGAGCTGCCGTTCGAGCAGGGCCTGAACCCTTACGTCGACATCGGTCTGAACTTCCGCTACTTCTTCGTCCGGAAGATGATGTTCGTCAAGTACGCCCAGGGCTTCGTCGTGTTGCCCGGCGGCCTCGGCACCCTCGACGAACTCTTCGAGGCCCTCACCCTCGTCCAGACCCAGAAGGTCACCAGCTTCCCCATCGTCCTCTTCGGCACCGAGTACTGGGGCGGCCTGGTCGGCTGGCTCCGCGACACGGTGATCGCCCAGGGCAAGGCGGCGGAGAAGGACCTGCTGCTGTTCCACGTGACGGACGACGTGGACGAAGCGGTGGCCCTGGTGTCGAAGGAGGCCGGCCGCTAG
- the folP gene encoding dihydropteroate synthase, whose product MLRLGRRDFGTHEPVIMAIVNRTPDSFYDQGATFRDEPALARVEQAVTEGAAIIDIGGVKAGPGEEVTAEEEARRTVGFVAEVRRRFPDVIISVDTWRAEVGRAVCEAGADLLNDAWGGVDPGLAEVAARYQVGLVCTHAGGAEPRTRPHRIAYDDVMADILDVTVGLAERALALGVPRESIMIDPGHDFGKNTRHSLEATRRLDEMVATGWPVLVSLSNKDFVGETLDRPVKERVVGTLATTAVSAWLGARVYRVHEVAETRQVLDMVSAIAGHRAPAVARRGLA is encoded by the coding sequence ATGCTCAGGCTGGGCAGGCGAGACTTCGGGACGCACGAGCCGGTGATCATGGCGATCGTGAACCGCACCCCGGACTCCTTCTACGACCAGGGCGCCACCTTCCGCGACGAGCCGGCCCTCGCGCGCGTGGAGCAAGCCGTGACCGAGGGTGCCGCGATCATCGACATCGGCGGGGTCAAGGCCGGGCCGGGCGAGGAGGTCACGGCCGAGGAGGAGGCCCGGCGGACGGTCGGGTTCGTGGCGGAGGTGCGGCGGCGGTTCCCTGACGTGATCATCAGCGTGGACACGTGGCGGGCCGAGGTCGGCCGGGCCGTGTGCGAGGCCGGGGCCGATCTGCTGAACGACGCGTGGGGCGGTGTCGATCCGGGCCTCGCGGAGGTCGCCGCGCGGTATCAGGTGGGGCTGGTGTGTACGCACGCCGGCGGGGCGGAGCCGCGGACACGGCCGCACCGGATCGCCTACGACGATGTCATGGCGGACATCCTGGACGTCACGGTCGGGCTGGCCGAGCGGGCGCTGGCGCTGGGGGTGCCGCGGGAGTCGATCATGATCGACCCGGGGCACGACTTCGGGAAGAACACGCGGCACAGCCTGGAGGCGACGCGGCGGCTGGACGAGATGGTCGCCACGGGGTGGCCGGTGCTGGTGTCGCTGTCCAACAAGGACTTCGTGGGAGAGACGCTGGACCGGCCCGTGAAGGAACGGGTCGTGGGGACGCTGGCGACGACGGCGGTGTCCGCGTGGCTGGGGGCGCGGGTGTACCGGGTGCACGAGGTCGCCGAGACGCGGCAGGTGCTGGACATGGTCTCGGCGATCGCGGGGCATCGGGCTCCTGCCGTTGCCCGGCGCGGGTTGGCTTAG
- a CDS encoding DivIVA domain-containing protein: MVMFLFLVVALAVVVAAVTLAVVGGGENGPLPEAAPERLRDPLPPDRPVDRADVEGLRFPLAARGYRMADVDDALSRLGAELAERDARIADLESALAGARSSSAHGPVHASGENHVSMDKPAPRQEDRP; encoded by the coding sequence ATGGTTATGTTCCTGTTCCTGGTCGTCGCGCTCGCCGTCGTGGTCGCCGCGGTGACGCTCGCCGTGGTGGGCGGCGGCGAGAACGGGCCGCTGCCCGAGGCCGCCCCCGAGCGGCTGCGGGATCCGCTGCCGCCGGACCGCCCGGTCGACCGCGCGGACGTGGAAGGCCTGCGCTTCCCGCTCGCCGCCCGCGGCTACCGGATGGCGGACGTGGACGACGCCCTCAGCCGCCTGGGCGCCGAGCTCGCCGAGCGCGACGCCCGCATCGCCGACCTGGAGTCGGCCCTGGCCGGCGCCCGGTCGAGCTCCGCCCACGGGCCGGTGCACGCGTCCGGGGAGAACCACGTGTCCATGGACAAGCCCGCCCCGCGGCAGGAGGACCGGCCGTGA
- a CDS encoding DNA-3-methyladenine glycosylase I, whose translation MSDGAALAGPDGAPRCPWALSAPEYVAYHDEEWGRPVHGDDALFERLSLEAFQSGLSWITILRRRPGFRAAFADFKIASVAAFTDEDRERLLADAGIIRNRAKIDATLANARALTEWSPGELDALIWSHAPDPAGRPVPKTLSDVPPVTPESTALSKALKKRGLRFVGPTTAYALMQACGLVNDHLETCRARSAP comes from the coding sequence GTGAGCGACGGCGCCGCCCTGGCCGGACCGGACGGCGCGCCGCGCTGCCCCTGGGCCCTGTCCGCCCCGGAGTACGTGGCGTACCACGACGAGGAGTGGGGCCGCCCGGTCCACGGCGACGACGCGCTCTTCGAGCGCCTCAGCCTGGAGGCCTTCCAGTCCGGCCTGTCGTGGATCACGATCCTGCGCCGCCGCCCCGGCTTCCGCGCCGCCTTCGCCGATTTCAAGATCGCATCGGTGGCCGCCTTCACCGACGAGGACCGCGAGCGCCTCCTGGCCGACGCCGGCATCATCCGCAACCGCGCCAAGATCGACGCGACCCTCGCCAACGCGCGTGCGCTGACCGAGTGGTCCCCGGGCGAACTGGACGCCCTGATCTGGTCCCACGCCCCCGACCCGGCCGGCCGGCCGGTCCCGAAGACCCTCTCCGACGTCCCGCCCGTCACGCCCGAGTCGACGGCTCTGTCCAAGGCCCTCAAGAAGCGAGGCCTGCGCTTCGTGGGCCCGACGACGGCGTACGCCCTGATGCAGGCGTGCGGCTTGGTGAACGATCACCTGGAGACCTGCCGGGCGAGAAGCGCCCCTTGA
- a CDS encoding enoyl-CoA hydratase/isomerase family protein, which produces MTDTVLYEVSDGLATITLNRPQAMNALNVETKVALREAVRSAADDAAVRAVLLTAAGDRAFCVGQDLKEHIGLLVADREAGSGQTMSTVREHYNPIVRALAGAAKPVVAAVNGVAAGAGFGFALAADYRIVADTAAFNTSFAGVALTADSGISWTLPRVVGPGRAADLLLFPRSISAQEAYELGIANRLVPAGELRAEAEKVARALAEGPTVAYAALKESVAYGLTHSLEEALEKEDELQTRAGSSEDHAIAVQAFVNKEKPKYLGR; this is translated from the coding sequence ATGACCGACACCGTGCTCTACGAGGTGAGCGACGGACTCGCGACGATCACGCTGAACCGCCCGCAGGCGATGAACGCGCTGAACGTGGAGACCAAGGTCGCCCTGCGGGAGGCGGTCCGGTCCGCGGCGGACGACGCCGCCGTGCGGGCGGTCCTGCTGACCGCCGCCGGTGACCGGGCGTTCTGCGTCGGGCAGGACCTCAAGGAGCACATCGGGCTGCTGGTCGCGGACCGGGAGGCCGGGTCGGGTCAGACCATGAGCACGGTGCGGGAGCACTACAACCCGATCGTGCGGGCGCTGGCCGGGGCGGCGAAGCCGGTCGTCGCCGCGGTGAACGGGGTGGCGGCCGGGGCGGGCTTCGGCTTCGCGCTCGCCGCGGACTACCGGATCGTGGCGGACACGGCGGCGTTCAACACCTCGTTCGCGGGGGTGGCGCTGACCGCCGACTCGGGGATCTCCTGGACGCTGCCGAGGGTGGTCGGGCCGGGGCGGGCCGCCGATCTGCTGCTCTTCCCGCGGAGCATCAGCGCGCAGGAGGCGTACGAGCTGGGTATCGCGAACCGGCTGGTGCCGGCCGGTGAGCTGCGGGCCGAGGCCGAGAAGGTGGCGCGGGCGCTGGCCGAGGGGCCGACGGTGGCGTACGCGGCGCTGAAGGAGTCGGTGGCGTACGGGCTGACGCACTCCTTGGAGGAGGCTCTGGAGAAGGAGGACGAGCTGCAGACGCGGGCCGGTTCCTCAGAGGATCACGCGATCGCGGTGCAGGCCTTCGTCAACAAGGAGAAGCCGAAGTATCTGGGCCGGTGA
- a CDS encoding DUF3117 domain-containing protein, whose translation MAAMKPRTGDGPLEVTKEGRGIVMRVPLEGGGRLVVELTPDEADALGDALKKVVG comes from the coding sequence ATGGCGGCCATGAAGCCGCGAACGGGTGATGGCCCGCTCGAGGTGACCAAGGAGGGGCGGGGCATCGTCATGCGCGTTCCGCTCGAAGGCGGCGGGCGGCTCGTCGTCGAGCTGACCCCTGACGAGGCCGACGCGCTGGGCGACGCCCTCAAGAAGGTCGTCGGCTGA
- a CDS encoding O-methyltransferase, with protein sequence MCGFPCPTDTVTPRHSRGQERVITGNRQTSWAFADAYVAEDEALHWARDRAREAGLRSVTPGTGAALRLLAASVDAKAVAEIGTGCGVSGIHLLHGMRPDGVLTTVDPEPEHQQFARQAFRACGFASNRARFIPGRALDVLPRLADAGYDLVFCDGDRLEVMDYLAESLRLLRTGGLVVFEGAFANGRTVDSGPQPTEVLRLRELLRAVRESQELVPSLLPVGDGLLCAVKR encoded by the coding sequence ATCTGCGGGTTCCCGTGCCCAACGGATACAGTCACGCCCAGGCATTCACGGGGACAGGAGAGGGTCATTACCGGCAACCGGCAGACGAGCTGGGCGTTCGCCGACGCCTATGTCGCCGAGGACGAAGCGCTGCACTGGGCCCGGGACCGGGCCCGTGAGGCAGGGCTGCGCTCGGTGACGCCCGGCACGGGCGCCGCGCTGCGGTTGCTGGCCGCGTCCGTCGACGCGAAGGCCGTCGCGGAGATCGGGACCGGCTGCGGTGTCTCCGGGATCCACCTCCTGCACGGTATGCGGCCCGACGGTGTCCTGACGACCGTGGACCCCGAGCCGGAGCACCAGCAGTTCGCCCGCCAGGCCTTCCGCGCCTGCGGCTTCGCCAGCAACCGGGCCCGCTTCATCCCGGGCCGCGCCCTGGACGTGCTGCCCCGCCTCGCGGACGCCGGTTACGACCTGGTGTTCTGCGACGGCGACCGCCTGGAGGTCATGGACTACCTCGCTGAATCGTTGCGTCTGCTGCGCACCGGCGGGCTGGTCGTCTTCGAGGGCGCCTTCGCGAACGGCCGGACGGTGGACTCCGGTCCGCAGCCCACGGAGGTGCTGCGGCTGCGGGAGCTGCTGCGCGCGGTGCGCGAGAGCCAGGAGCTGGTGCCGTCCCTGCTGCCGGTCGGCGACGGTCTGCTGTGCGCGGTGAAACGCTAG
- the sigE gene encoding RNA polymerase sigma factor SigE: MVGAPLDTTRADRGGAAAPVDRGGVLRRFLGSAGRLTSVNDTAADHSHAADFAQTATFTTDADGQAWTPPTWEEIVSTHSGRVYRLAYRLTGNQHDAEDLTQEVFVRVFRSLSTYTPGTFEGWLHRITTNLFLDMVRRKQRIRFDALGEDAAERLPSKEPSPQQVFNDAHFDADVQQALDTLAPEFRAAVVLCDIEGLSYEEIAATLGVKLGTVRSRIHRGRSQLRKALAHRSPQARAERRSFVPRVPALGGGGASA, from the coding sequence ATGGTAGGGGCTCCACTGGACACCACCAGAGCTGACAGGGGAGGTGCGGCCGCGCCTGTGGATCGCGGAGGAGTGCTGCGGCGCTTCCTCGGATCGGCGGGCAGGCTGACATCCGTGAACGACACCGCTGCTGACCACAGTCACGCCGCTGACTTCGCCCAGACCGCGACCTTCACCACTGACGCGGACGGGCAGGCGTGGACTCCGCCCACGTGGGAGGAGATCGTCAGCACGCACAGCGGCCGGGTCTACCGGCTCGCCTACCGTCTGACCGGCAACCAGCACGACGCGGAGGACCTCACGCAGGAGGTCTTCGTCCGCGTCTTCCGCTCCCTGTCGACCTATACGCCGGGCACCTTCGAGGGCTGGCTGCACCGCATCACCACGAACCTGTTCCTGGACATGGTCCGCCGCAAGCAGCGCATCCGCTTCGACGCGCTCGGCGAGGACGCTGCCGAGCGGCTGCCCAGCAAGGAGCCCTCGCCGCAGCAGGTCTTCAACGACGCGCACTTCGACGCGGACGTCCAGCAGGCCCTCGACACCCTCGCCCCGGAGTTCCGCGCCGCGGTCGTCCTGTGCGACATCGAAGGACTGTCGTACGAGGAGATCGCCGCGACCCTCGGGGTCAAGCTGGGCACGGTCCGTTCGCGGATCCACCGTGGCCGCTCCCAGCTGCGCAAGGCCCTTGCGCACCGTTCTCCGCAGGCGCGGGCCGAGCGCCGCTCCTTCGTGCCCCGTGTTCCCGCCTTGGGCGGAGGGGGCGCGAGCGCGTGA